The DNA region atctcatatgaatgaaGACCACACATGTGTGCTTTCtacaatactttccaacattctaacactaaatgtgcaaaaacaatTGAGGAAGAGCAGAAAATCCTGAAAGCtccaaaagaagaaaaatagaaaaatgaaacAGAAGAATCAATGATCAAAGAGAATATTGGGGAAGTTAAAGACAATCAACAAGAAAAAAATGTAGAGGAAGAAATCAAGGAAGAAAACAATAAGATTGACGAAACAAGGgatgttgaagaagataaatataaaaacaatgaagAAAAAAAGGTAAAAGATGAAAACAAAGATATAACAGAAGAGAAAAGTGAATAGGAAACTCAGattgttgatcctcaaacacgtaaaatggaaataaagaaaaacagtGACAAAACCTTAAAATcctaaagaataataatttttataatattagtaCGGATTCTTACAGAGAAAGATTAAACAATGAGAGCAGACATACATTATCATCTTTTTAAATTCAATCTACTTCATGaagaatgagagagaaagaggacgTGGAAAAATACAATATGGTCAAAAAGACGGAAATGGAGACAACGAAGTTTGAGATAGATAGATTGtagtatttgtttattatatttgtgtttACAATGTGATTTGATTGTTAATATTCAGAAACTCTTGAGTtatttgtttgtcatcttataatcaaaattaagatttacaagtttttattattaattcttccaatttttttgatttattaataaaactttgtaaaagtgttttaaaaaaaaaataaacttttttaaaaattaaaactaacaAAACACGTTAAGCCAAGATATCATTTTAGAAACacttattttagttatatatttgaaaatcgAGTTTGTGTTGATTATACGGTCGTATGAGTGGATATCAAGAATACACAAATCTTCATAAAACTATATTCAAGAGAAGAGTTAAATATAGTCTCGAATGGTGATCGTTGATGTAATGTCATAGTATGAAGACGATTGATAAAATATGTAGCTGTTTCAAAAACTTCACTCCAATAATGTAGTGTCATGGATGCATGAGCCAATAAAGTGAGACTAGTTTCTGTAATGTGACGATTTTTTCGTTCAACAATACTGTTTTGCTCACTAGTATGTGGGCaagataaaaaatgtaaaataccATGATGATCcgttaatgatttaaaatttctatattcGTTTTCCTAATCAGTTtgcaatattttaattttatgactaaacaaatttttaacaaGTCGAAAAAAGTTGATAAACTTATCCAAAATATCACTTTTTCTTTAGCGAATATATCCATGTGAATTTGCTAAAATAACGACAATTAGTAGACAAAAATTTAGGAGTAGGTCCCCAAACATCTAAATATATTAGGTCTAAAGGAGCCATAAATGTAGATTTAAAAGCCGAAAAAGTTAGTTTACGTgctttcccatattgacatgatTCACAAAAAGAAATACTATTTAACTGAAATTGGTAATTTAAAGTGTGATATAACTAAAAATGTAGTATCAATAGAATGATGTCCAAGTTGTGAATGCCAAATTTGATCCGGAGATCAAATACCAATAAACATTTGTCAAGTACCAAACGAACATTCAATAGAGTCGATGCAATAAAGTCTGCCCTTGAATAATCCTTTAAGAAACACTGTCTTCGTATCTCGGTCTTTAATAAGACAAACAATCGGGTGAAATTCAAAAAACACGTTATTATCTGACGAAAATCTCGCGACACTCATCAAATTTTTAGTAATATCCGGAACGTGTAAAATTACGtaagtaaaaatatttgtgttgatttaaaattttagtggtaccaatattataaatactCATAGGCATACCGTTTTCCACTTTAATAGGTTGAGTACCTGTATAAGGAGCGTGTACGTGTAGATTATTAAGGTAAGAAATGATATAGTCGGTAACATCTGAATTTGGACACCAAGTGGGATCTGTAATAGTAGACGATGTAACTAACATTGTTTTAAGATTTGTAGAAGGATTAAAACGAGGgtactaaaaataatatgtccctttacattacatatttgacaaggtgaattataaaaatgacttttggagcgatgaccaattttatgataaaaattacATTGCGGACTATTATTGTCTCGGTTTTGTCTTTGgcgaaatattttcataatgaaAATTTCTTTTCTTGAAAATGAGTCGttgttaatgatttaaaatggTATTTATCATCTCATTAAACGATAGAACTTGTCCGGAATTTAGAACACATATCATCGACTCAAATTCGTCTTTGAGCCCGTTGAGTAGAGTTAGTTGCACATCTTGATCATAAACATATTGTCCAATAACGATGAGTGAATTTGACAGGTTTCTAATATGTTGAATGAAGCTAAGAAGAGAATCATTATCCTTGTGTGCGTTTAGGAGTTACTAAAATAGTTGGTtctttgattgagaaacataGATTTCTCTAAGGTTTTCTAAAATTTTTGCACTaaagatgattttgagatttGTTGACAAATCTAGTCTGTCAATATTAGAACCGTACAAGTACCATTTGATTCTAAATATACGCCCttgtttaaattttagattatttatttgaattatattattttgattatcttttttttaaagaaatttgtaaGAAGTTTTAAAATTCCCTTCTATTATagctataaaataaataacttgtAATTTTCAATAGATAGAATTTTGTTTATCTTTGATCTtagaattataatataaacaaagaattgtttaattgagtttttagagataaaaattaaactaatattacaataatttatatatttataataataattaaaaatttaactaatataaaaaactttaaGGCAATAGaacttaattaataagagataaatttataagaatttaattaataggaaatagattaataatttctcctatttgtttaatagattattattaaagaaTGTTGccaataaaataacattaaatagttaaaatgcATTTACTGTAttacatttcattttcatacaattttttcttatattgtaAATGAAATAGGAACAAATGGTGAAGCTTTTAGCAAAGGTCTATAAACAGTTAAGAACATAACAAATCTTAAACTCAAATCACTATGTTTTAACAacaataattttcaattaaccAACAAGGCTCTAAAACTGTCAAAAATTATACTCATTAATTCAAGAAGGAACCAGGATTAAGATTTGtctaaaaaaaacagaataagAGCAAACAAAATTCTGCATCATTTGATGAACAAAACAACTTAGACCCTGAAACCCCTGCTCTTCCTTCTTCCTCTAGCCTTTTCGAATTTCCTTCCTTTCGATCGAACATAAGGCTTAGTGTTACTGTCGGGCACACCGGGAGCTTTTCCAAAATGTTTCACTGCTTCTCGAGAATCCTTCGGACCTCTCAAAAGCACCTGCACCAAGTAACATAAATCTCTTATCCAATTGGGAATTCAAGAACTTCATCATTTCATAATGTCAGGACATTAGCAACTGATGATATCAATGAAATGAATACCGTGTTTTGTCCAAGAGGAGCTCTTAGAGCGAGCTGATCAAATGTAAGACATTCACCACCAGCCTTCTCAATTCTTGCTCTAGCTAACTCAGTAAACCTTAAAGCTGTAACCTTCAAAGCAGGAACATCTTCACTCAATCTGATATCATTAGTTATGGTTCCAACGACGACAGCAATCTTGTTCTCCTGAGAACAACCCACGTGAGAAATGATTCTCAAGTTTCCATAACCATCTATCTAATTAACGATAATACTAACCTAAAATTGCTTTCATACATAAAATCGGACTGAAAACTTGCTATAAAACAATACCTTTCCTTCAGTAAACTTGACAAGTTTGGAAAGGGAAATAGGAGCCTTATTAATTTTGCTCATAAAAAGCCGCTTCAAGATGACGGCATTGAACTTGCTTCCAGTTCTCCGTACAAGGAAACGGTATAACTAAAACCAGATCAAATCATATTCGTTTCAACAACTTATCAACTATATCATAATGAATTAGAGAAATCTAGAAAGAAATGAGATGTTACCTTGACGATGAGCTTAAGATATATATCCTGTGATTTAGGAGCGGTTCGCTTGGTCTTCTTGCTCTTTCCACCAGCTTTCAAATCGATTCCCTAACATGAACAAATGTCAATTGTGTTAGAAAACAGtagaaaagatgaagaacgGGATGGAAACAAAGGACGGCGAACAATACCATTGCTGCTGCAGCTGGAAATTTCTGTGctggtgaagaagaagaaggcttATAGGTTTATGGTGTCTTTTATCTTCTTTAGGGCTCTTCCTCATCTCTTGTTTTTGTAGGCCCAATCTGAAACAATGGATTATAATAATTGGCccaatttgaaatatttaaatgaaataatcaattgatttgatttaaCTATGGTTGCatcaagaaataaataataaaggatttaaattcaaatatagtAATAAGTTGACAAGagtaattttattgaataaattactctatataaaccaaataaaccAAATATAACTGAATATTtagcaaataaaataaacagaaaagataaatttgagtgatcaaaatattaaataaacttaatgttatttcgaataaaattatttatatgttattcacaatcttgtaaattatattgtatttatttaaatggaataaaaaaaagaacGAAGGTTAAGTTTTCGCATCATTTTACAGGTGAAATCTTGGTTTTTTTCTTATgagtatatttaaatatttgagaatttttaatgggtcggaacaattaattatatatatatatatatattaggctAATATATACCACCATGCACTTAGAAAGCTGAAGACTTACATTTGAGAGTATCGTTTATAGACTAAGTTTTGTATCTATTTAAGTTTTGGAGGAGACGATTGTTTGATGTCAATGTCTTTGTTCTGATCTTCTCAATAATATTCTTTATCTAGGTAGATTATAGACGTAATCAAgtttatcttggtgaaccacgttaaatctgtgatttttttattgtttatgtcATCTCTTGCATTCTATTCTAACAAACTAACATCATAGTTTCAGGTAATTTGATTGTTTGTTTTCTATTAAGAGGGATAACAATAGTCATTATTATGATTGACAAGTTTACGGGAATAAAACAACAAGTCTGATGGGGCCGCTGAAGTTGTCggcaataatataaataagtgttgagatgactattctGGAGGAGAGAACACACTCAACAATTATGTTGTGCCTTGTAGATGATGTCATCATCGAAGTTTGAGAGGAAGAGATTGTTGTTGTGTTATGGTTGAAGTTGGAGAGTCTCTACATGACGAAATCGTCCACCAACAAGTTGCTTCTGAAACAACAtttgatcaattaaattatattatgttagaattaagaattattaatgTTAAGGTTGATGATGAGGATGGTGTCTTAATTCTATTAGTATCTTTGCCTAAGTCAAATAAAAACTGTGTTTAGTCTTTCATTGTTGAGAAATATACATTAAGTCTAGAAGACGTCAAGTATGCTCTTCATTTGAGGGATTTACGTCATAAGGTTGACTAATACAATTACATACAGTCAAGTTTCGGGGCTGTTTATTAGTGAAGGTAACAAGTGAGGACATATTTGTCAATAGTGAGTGTAACGCTCGCTATAACGAATAGTGTAGTGACAATATACAGTTAAGAGGCGCAATAGGCTACGGCGCTACGCAGTTTGCAAAAGCCACACTTTTGTCGCTATAGCTGCTATAGCTCATATAGCGATGAAAATTATTGtcttaaaaaaatgaagttttttaaaaaataataataataatttctctcttctaGTCTTTTTCTTTCCTCAACTTTCTTcacttatttaaatttcaatttttttctcttgcatctttcttttctttccacgatctttttttcttttattgctTTTCTATCgtgcatttttttcttctcttcctctcctctcctctccttaCCTTGCATTTTATTGGCATAGTAGTCGTCATTTTGTCTTCTCAAGTAGGGAATAGTTTTATTATTGGGAATAGCTAAATGGTCAAATTgccttaaaattttgttataagtttatttgatatatttttatttatataatttttagtagttttatattttttgattttttaaatttgttttagtatttaataaataaaaaacataaatgattCTGGAAAAAGAGATATATGATGAAACTATGGAAAAGTGGTTGACGTAAATAAGATTActgataaaatattatgtaaCTTTTGTGAAAAGCTACAAAAGTCGAGAAAACAAGACTCAAACAACATATTATTGGTggatttaaaaatacaaaattatgtCCAAAAGTCCTAACATGTGTTATACAAGCAATAACAAATCACTTTGAGAAAAAATTATCCCAACAAATTATAATGAATCCATACCTCACTTTAATGATGTTATTGAAGTATAAGAGCAAAGAGATGATATGGATTCACCTCCTAATTCATCTCGTGAAAAACGGTTGTCATTTATTTATCGTTAAACTCATCAATAGTACCACAAAAAAAAACCACAACAATGTCttataaattcttttttaaGCTAGacattaagaattaaaatgaaaaacaactcAATTTCAATATGCtcagaaataattaaatatgatagtttcaaattaataattgaaacaATTGGATAATATGATCTTGAAATGAAACCACATATTTTTTATGAGGTTAGTGAATTTACTTTTAAAGAAGGAGATTAACCCTATaaagattttgaaataaaatgaagaGGAGAGGAAAGAATGGCTGTAAATGGGTGGAGAGATAGAAAATGGAgatcactaattaatttttttagtgaaCACCCCGAAAGACAGCATgtttattgaattaattgatGCATCTAGCTACTCTCACACGGTtgagaaaatatttgaattacTTAATATATTTGTGCAAAAAATTAGAGTACATAATATTGTTCAAATTGCCACTTACATtgcattaaataatatttatgttggTAAAATTTTAACagactaatttatatattttatttcattaattttatattctattttaataatttattaggtTATTGTCTTTCATATGAATAAGTTGATGGAGAAATATTCAAACTTGTATCTAACAAGGAACAAATGACCataatttttagatttgttaatGTCAATGGTATTTTGCGAGAGCTTTTCTTCAAATTATGCATTTTCATGATATTACAGTCGTAACACTcaagaaagaaatatataatgtcCTCACTAGAcataatttagaaattaataatatgcGATGTCAGAAATATGATGGTGCGGTGTTTTTAATAGTTTGCAACATTTATTTCTAAAACAATATAACGTGTTCACAAGCCAATCGGCCTGTCCATGGCCTGTCCATCACTTTGTTCAAATACATCTCGGACCACAAAGACAAGCTTTTTACACGTGTTTGTAAACCACGGCCAAACTTCCAGACGCACTTCAGACTCTCAAAACATGTTCAAATGAACCCCAAGCCACTTCTTTGATCAGATTTCACTTCAAACTTTAGAAATCAAATCTGTTTTAAAATCTTAAGTCCCATTTGACTTACCATTTAACCAAACCTCttctataattaatttaatcatttaactaattcaaaaataaatttaaaaaaatataggattgtcaaaaaaaaaaaaaattcaaccaaacaaataaaaaagattcACAATTTTTATAGtctgttagatttttttttttcactttgtGATGACATGATTTTTCtacaacttaaaaaataatcaaattaattttctaagtTCCTAAAACTATTTTTGACCTCCACAAAAAAGTTCAATAAATAGGTTATTGTGATCCCGAAAATACCAAGGtgtttttataaacattttctAACAAGATGTGTATGTCATAtctataatcaaacaaatttgaaaatgatcacttttcaatttgattagaaaaaaaaacattttgatcTATCTTATTTTAATCTTGTCTACCAGCAATGAACTCCTGAATTTACTAAGAAAAGGAATATAATTAGCCCTTCTTTTAGACACGATACTCACATAAGAGAAAAGAGTCCGTCTAACTTCTTCCAAATTCAATTTCTCCATCTCTCAgcacaatgtataaataaagttGTCACCAttcaaattataagatttatttatttacacaaTTGTCTatgtttgacaaaaaaaaaacaagtatataaaaaatgtcTTTTTCAAATATgcttttagataaaataatgttcaatatatatatattagcaaaTTTAATTGTTCATGTCCATTCAATTCATTTCCATGTTATCTTATTTCAATCAGGATAAATATATCCGTTCttattaaattaacaataaCCATCTATTTAAAGAACATCTTGGATGTGAGCACAACAACGAAAATGGAAACAAATGCAAGAAAAGCACCCTGTCTTGAAAGGGCAAATTCTTTCCAGGTTAAGGGTTTGGCAACCAGGGCAAGTACCTTTTGGAAGGATCTCTGCAATTCTTCTTGAGACCCATTATTATCAATCACTATGTCTGCCTTACTCTTCTTCAAATCCAGAGGCATTTGAGCATTGATCCTGTTCGATGCATCTTCCACAGATGACGTTCCGTCCCTAGCCATGAGACGCTTTAGTTGTGTATCGGGATCAACCCACACCACAATTATCGGTTTTGTCCATTTATCCATCTTAACCTCAAACAGTAGAGGAATGTCGAGAACAATAACTTTATGCCCCTTCACCCATAGCTTCAACATTTCAGAGAATATACCATATGAAATATATGGTGCAAGTAACCTACATCATTTTGTTAAAGATAATTCAAATCAGACTCAGATTCAGCAAGTTGTAAGGAAATCAGTTATTTAATAATCATCAATCAAGACATAATTATTGAGAATGCTCATGGATAATGGCAGTTTGATTACGGCACCTACTTGTTAAGAAGCTGACGTTTGGAAGTATCAGAAAAAACAATTTGACCAAGCTTTATTCTATCAACTTCTCCATTGTTTTGCAAGATTTCCTCACCAAATGCTGCAACTACCTTTCTCCAACCACCAGTGTCTTTTTTTAAAACATCCTGGTATGTAACAATTGGGTGAGACATGAACAAATTGTTTAGGGCttctaatcattttaaaatgtcTCATCAATTTCCTGTCCTTGATCCTCTTAAAAAAAGCATAGTAAGCAAAATGATCATTTTATGCAAGTTTAGTTGAACCCTATGTTAGGGGGGATCTATCTTCCCTCACCCACAAAGCCAAATTTCTATAATGTTCCATTCAATAGAGAGTTTGGAACTATAAAGATTTTCCCACATTATTGTTACCCTAGCTAGCTTGACATATATTGGGTTATGGGTATAATAAAAGATTAGGGATTTTTACAAAGTGATGAAATAGAGAGACTTACGCGGGCGACGAGATCAGCGTCGACGACGGGGATACCGTGTGACTTGAAAAGATTAGAGACCGTACTTTTCCCAGAAGCGATCCCACCGGTAAGTCCCACTATCCTCATCTCAGACTAAATCCTGTTGTTGCCTGCAAATTTGAGCCCTTTTCAGAGTAATCTACAAGTTCTCTGTACAAGGAAACGGTATAGCTAAAACCAGATCAAAGCTTTGGCGATAATTGATATCTTACTCAGTCAGATCAACTTTTCCTTTCCTTTCTCCAAACTCAAACTGAAGTATTCCTAAACCCACCCCGAAGAAACTCCCCAACAAAATTCTCTAGAACTCAAaaaccttttcttttctttcgaTTGGGGCAAAGTCGGACCTTTGTTCTTGGCATGCTCCCCCTCTTAGGTTATTCATTTCATGAGCCTTGCCcaaaatatcctaaaataaaaaattaatttcattaaatcaTTGATTTTTTAACCCATAAAATAACCGGgaatttgagcaaatgacccCAAAAAAGGGGCTAAATGTCGTAGGGTGCAGTGctataatttttatagcgcGGGTGACCCCCAAATAATTTTCTGTCGAAAATACCCCcattgcgtcacgcaccctctggttgcgtgacgcacccgaaggcattgtgaaaagtccacaatgcccttactatataattaaaaaaatttcatttcttttcatttctttcatttcttctctttttcttcaCTTCCCTTTCTCTAAGCTCTGAAGGCTGATAGAGCTAGCCTCATACTCATTCACAGTCTTGGTTCGTTTGGCTCCTGTAGACAGGACATAAGCCGTTGGATGTTTAGATCGGGTAACAGACCTTCCTGCTGTCTGTTGACTCGAGGCTCCGGAAAGAGActctttgttgttcttcattctaACTAGGGTGTTTGCGACTGTAAAGACAATGTACACCCTAGTCGAGTTGATTGGTTCAGAATCCTCCATTGGAACCCCCAAGTGCTCTAGAAATCTACTTATCTGAGCAGCAAAGTTAATGCTCTCCTTGTTTTCCTGATTAATTGAAATGCAGAGGTTCTGGAACAACGTTAAGGCCTAGTTGACCTGAATCCCCTTCAAGATGGCAGACATATAATCAAACCGATCTTGACTGTAGAGATTGAATGACCCCACCTTCCCCTGAAGCGCTTTCACCACCACATCATTCAACAGAATGAATTGTGGTTTGAGAGCCTTCTTGCTCCCATTAAGTCGAATCGCCGATCCGTCGGCAGAAAAGAccgtcttcatttcctctatcATCGCCGCTGACAAATGTCGGTTGAACGTATGCCCTTctgatggaagttcaaagacTCCACATATACCGCCTTCTCGAAAGAAATTTCAGTTCCATTTATAGTTGCTACAATGGAATCACCCACCATTGTTGCGGACTTGAAGAACTCCCTCACTTCCTTCTCGTGGAAGATGAAAGGTCCTCCCAAATACTTTCCTAGACCGGAATACTCGAGAGATCTAAACATTTCGACCACCTCCTGCTAATCGAACGTGTAAACGGAAGAAAAAttcacctgcaaagtacagtgaccgagcgtgattctcttgtttcccatttttcaGAAGAATACAAACATACAAACAAAGAACGAGGGTTTTTGAAagagaaaatcaaagaaatctagggttcttagaaatcttgagtgagaaaagttttcaatctcatgcaaagatatccttatatagactatCAAGAGTCATATAGGATAATCGTCGTTTCTCTTAGGGTTATGGCCCACCAATTAATATTAGATGTCCTTTcaaaagagtcatcattatattgagggtatattagtcattctctcttaacttgaaagacacgtgtcttcatgttgttaggagatgactgttttaatgtttgagcgggaaaatcagatatctactcacgtgggacagttgtccttgattagtctaatgagcacgtagttagacgttttccTTACTACACACATCTATgaaactaaacgtctattaaacgcatgggtctattagacgcaaacGTCTAATCACGTATCATAAATATAAGtataatgtctattagacgtgtatgtctaatTACGCGTGAACActacgtattagacgtgtgtttggttagacgtgagcatcctcttgctcatgacgtaaaaacgtctaacgtctattagacgtgtacgtctaatcgCGCATGTTTTAAACcacaacatatagacttagatatatagattgtgagcaaaaatatgTCTAAGTACATGCCTCTTCCTTTAGACAaccttgtctaatagaccgattaaggccaTTCGtttgagagtatctttactttcaaaataatttctccctctcattttgtgcatgtacaacatgaataaccaaatgttttgaggtccttcggaccaaaagtattttaatacaaaagtatagaaaaacatttaatcttCTGGAATGGCAacggccattgttgatcttctgagatgtatactcaaaagagtattctccatgaTTCCTTTCTGCAgccctcctgcatcacctacataagaaactatttacaaacttggtactcatattcaattgggtcctcgatcaattagtcccttaggaatccatatctcacatattctaatggatttcccatgttgcgttgtgaataatgcgtatgattttgacttaacATACGACTTTCTG from Impatiens glandulifera chromosome 5, dImpGla2.1, whole genome shotgun sequence includes:
- the LOC124938763 gene encoding 60S ribosomal protein L18-3-like — its product is MGIDLKAGGKSKKTKRTAPKSQDIYLKLIVKLYRFLVRRTGSKFNAVILKRLFMSKINKAPISLSKLVKFTEGKENKIAVVVGTITNDIRLSEDVPALKVTALRFTELARARIEKAGGECLTFDQLALRAPLGQNTVLLRGPKDSREAVKHFGKAPGVPDSNTKPYVRSKGRKFEKARGRRKSRGFRV
- the LOC124939876 gene encoding dephospho-CoA kinase-like, with the protein product MRIVGLTGGIASGKSTVSNLFKSHGIPVVDADLVARDVLKKDTGGWRKVVAAFGEEILQNNGEVDRIKLGQIVFSDTSKRQLLNKLLAPYISYGIFSEMLKLWVKGHKVIVLDIPLLFEVKMDKWTKPIIVVWVDPDTQLKRLMARDGTSSVEDASNRINAQMPLDLKKSKADIVIDNNGSQEELQRSFQKVLALVAKPLTWKEFALSRQGAFLAFVSIFVVVLTSKMFFK